One Vicia villosa cultivar HV-30 ecotype Madison, WI unplaced genomic scaffold, Vvil1.0 ctg.004672F_1_1, whole genome shotgun sequence DNA window includes the following coding sequences:
- the LOC131642223 gene encoding histone H4: MSGRGKGGKGLGKGGAKRHRKVLRDNIQGITKPAIRRLARRGGVKRISGLIYEETRGVLKIFLENVIRDAVTYTEHARRKTVTAMDVVYALKRQGRTLYGFGG; encoded by the coding sequence ATGTCAGGTCGTGGTAAGGGTGGCAAGGGACTTGGAAAGGGAGGTGCAAAGAGGCACAGGAAGGTGTTGAGAGATAACATCCAAGGTATCACAAAGCCGGCGATTCGGAGATTGGCGAGAAGAGGAGGTGTGAAGAGAATCAGCGGTTTAATCTATGAAGAAACGAGAGGAGTATTGAAGATCTTTTTGGAGAATGTGATTCGTGACGCTGTTACATATACAGAACACGCAAGGAGGAAGACGGTGACTGCTATGGATGTTGTTTACGCTCTCAAGAGACAGGGAAGAACTTTATATGGTTTCGGAGgttaa